A genome region from Euphorbia lathyris chromosome 4, ddEupLath1.1, whole genome shotgun sequence includes the following:
- the LOC136227424 gene encoding uncharacterized protein → MVISWLLHAVSPQIAQSIIWIDKACDMWKDLHDRLSQGDSIRISELKKEIHTFKQRELAVTDYYTGLKILYDESLNLRPLPKCSCDPSCNCGAFQAFKDQYDANQHERQLSHTTKTKAGPIPFAGYTNTNQFSSSPSKSQNSYKPKNSHNSRKNYGKNPPMCSYCNTPSHIEDTCFKKHGYPPNYNNKHKNKHVMAKVNYAAQSQYGDIDSE, encoded by the exons ATGGTGATTTCATGGTTGTTACACGCTGTTTCACCTCAAATTGCTCAGAGTATTATATGGATCGATAAAGCTTGTGATATGTGGAAAGATCTTCATGATCGCTTATCACAAGGGGATTCTATTCGAATTTcagaattgaagaaggagataCATACCTTCAAACAGAGAGAACTTGCAGTTACTGACTATTACACAGGACTCAAGATATTATATGATGAGTCGCTGAACCTAAGGCCATTACCAAAATGCAGCTGTGATCCATCTTGCAACTGTGGTGCTTTTCAAGCATTCAAGGATCAATATGATGCAAATCAG CATGAGAGACAACTTAGTCACACTACCAAAACTAAGGCTGGTCCAATTCCTTTTGCTGGTTACACAAACACCAACCAATTTTCATCTAGCCCCTCCAAATCACAAAACTCATATAAACCCAAGAACTCACACAATTCAAGAAAGAATTATGGCAAAAACCCTCCTATGTGTAGTTATTGTAACACTCCTAGCCATATTGAGGATACCTGCTTTAAGAAGCATGGATACCCACCTAACTATAACAATAAGCACAAGAACAAACATGTCATGGCTAAGGTGAATTATGCTGCACAAAGTCAGTATGGTGATATTGATTCAGAATAA